One Clostridium sp. CM027 genomic window carries:
- the pilM gene encoding type IV pilus assembly protein PilM, with product MFEKDRIALDLGSTSMKIMIGNKKQVKLFETIKTSEGSIKDDKIVNLEEIKDSLGVFLKKNNIRTKEIAFTIHGQEVISRHTEMPIMDDRGIKTSLEWEMNQYLPRDISEYTIDYEIIEKIDTSEKKALRLLVSAVPKEKINQLVKISQMLNLEIVAIDISSNCARRVFKDASKKSTSSENIGVIDIGSNNTNIIILDKGKLFIEREIPFGVNNILKEIIKKENIEHISAFEYLEKNINFIENKDDNELEGRIKALFNNVLLSLEKIVTFFTIGKTKGNLDSIYLIGGGCVINGLSEYVSNYFNCSVYILDDAKSIGVKTIIPTECNIKHFIGTLGLLLRKE from the coding sequence GTGTTTGAAAAGGATAGAATTGCTCTAGACTTAGGTTCTACCAGTATGAAAATAATGATAGGTAATAAAAAACAAGTTAAGTTATTTGAAACTATAAAAACCTCAGAGGGTAGCATTAAAGATGATAAAATAGTGAATCTTGAAGAAATCAAGGATTCACTTGGAGTGTTTTTAAAGAAGAACAACATTAGAACAAAGGAGATTGCCTTTACTATCCATGGACAAGAGGTTATATCAAGACATACAGAAATGCCAATAATGGATGATAGAGGAATAAAAACTTCACTTGAATGGGAAATGAATCAGTATCTCCCAAGAGATATAAGCGAATACACTATCGATTATGAAATTATAGAGAAAATAGATACCTCAGAAAAAAAAGCATTAAGACTTTTAGTTTCGGCTGTACCTAAAGAAAAAATCAACCAATTAGTTAAAATTTCTCAAATGTTAAATTTAGAGATTGTAGCAATAGATATTTCTTCTAACTGTGCACGAAGAGTGTTTAAAGATGCTTCAAAAAAGAGTACTTCATCAGAGAATATTGGAGTTATAGATATTGGTAGTAACAATACCAATATAATAATATTAGATAAAGGAAAACTTTTTATTGAAAGAGAAATTCCATTTGGTGTAAATAATATACTCAAGGAAATTATTAAAAAAGAAAACATTGAGCACATTAGTGCATTTGAATATTTAGAAAAAAATATTAATTTTATAGAAAATAAAGATGATAATGAACTTGAAGGCAGAATAAAAGCACTTTTTAATAATGTTTTATTATCTTTAGAAAAAATAGTCACTTTCTTTACAATAGGTAAAACTAAGGGTAATTTGGATAGTATATATTTAATTGGCGGAGGTTGTGTAATTAATGGTTTAAGTGAATACGTTAGTAATTATTTTAACTGCTCTGTATATATTTTAGATGATGCTAAGAGTATTGGAGTGAAGACAATAATTCCTACTGAATGCAATATAAAACATTTTATTGGCACCCTAGGCCTTTTACTTAGAAAGGAGTAA
- a CDS encoding PilN domain-containing protein produces the protein MSELNLIPYELKVKRERKLKAKNYISMGIIVLAILFTIVYVPKLYLNKLISDESDFKTEIADNYEVVQENKKILSDIKNYNLYNNEVDLLIKQKVSVTNKIKNLEKYIPVDVSLTDINYSKGTIMIGGASTNYASISTFAANLQMSVEYPIAKIGNINNSDIKTKGYTFTIEISE, from the coding sequence ATGTCTGAATTAAATTTAATACCCTACGAACTAAAGGTTAAAAGAGAGAGGAAATTAAAAGCCAAGAACTATATTTCCATGGGAATTATAGTTCTTGCAATACTCTTTACAATTGTATATGTCCCGAAGCTTTATTTGAATAAGCTTATTTCAGATGAATCGGATTTTAAAACTGAAATTGCTGACAATTACGAAGTCGTTCAAGAAAACAAAAAGATTTTGTCAGATATTAAAAACTATAACTTATATAATAATGAAGTAGATTTATTAATAAAGCAAAAGGTAAGTGTCACAAACAAAATTAAAAATCTTGAAAAATATATTCCGGTTGATGTATCACTTACAGATATTAATTATTCAAAGGGAACAATAATGATAGGTGGAGCTTCAACAAATTATGCTTCAATTAGCACTTTTGCTGCAAATCTTCAAATGTCAGTTGAGTATCCAATAGCTAAAATTGGTAACATAAATAACTCTGATATTAAGACAAAAGGGTATACATTTACTATAGAGATAAGTGAATAG
- a CDS encoding type II secretion system protein has protein sequence MKTVSKQSGVTLVEEIASLAIISIVLVAFLPVITGSLKNIHVNGNRTINVSSAENIIGNAIKGNSTTGVVQTSKMIPMTLKNSEGIMILTPGSIKGTVFTFDKSGDNQTTLSTFVPLDEVLRGE, from the coding sequence ATGAAAACTGTTTCAAAACAAAGCGGGGTTACATTAGTAGAAGAAATCGCTTCGCTTGCAATAATTTCAATAGTATTAGTTGCATTTTTACCAGTTATTACAGGTAGCTTAAAAAACATTCATGTTAATGGTAATAGGACTATAAATGTTTCTTCTGCTGAAAATATAATTGGGAATGCAATAAAAGGTAATTCGACTACAGGTGTAGTTCAAACAAGCAAGATGATTCCAATGACGTTGAAAAATTCTGAGGGCATAATGATACTAACACCTGGAAGCATTAAAGGTACGGTGTTTACTTTTGATAAAAGTGGCGACAACCAAACAACGCTATCTACCTTTGTTCCGTTGGATGAAGTGCTTAGAGGAGAGTAA
- a CDS encoding type II secretion system protein J produces the protein MNQNKGFHKKGFTLLELVVTIPIMIMAIALIFSIGDFGNRYFKKINIQMNNQQVVRLVGDYIKKDIRSAKIINSDKTIVKEQNVNVNYYVLAYTGNHLVKQVRKNSDETLVSEITIGDMLTDLSFLTATDKGMLKYKVTNNANGQNYSVTYEVVLDNISTVVLPSASTPTIYYANN, from the coding sequence ATGAATCAAAATAAGGGCTTTCATAAAAAGGGATTTACACTATTGGAATTGGTTGTAACAATTCCAATAATGATAATGGCTATAGCTTTAATTTTTTCTATTGGAGATTTTGGAAATAGATATTTCAAAAAAATTAATATACAAATGAATAATCAACAAGTTGTTAGACTAGTTGGAGATTATATTAAAAAAGATATTAGAAGTGCTAAAATAATAAATAGTGACAAAACAATTGTTAAAGAACAAAATGTGAATGTTAATTATTATGTATTAGCATACACAGGTAATCACTTAGTAAAGCAAGTAAGGAAAAATAGTGATGAAACTTTAGTTAGTGAAATAACCATAGGTGATATGCTAACAGATTTATCTTTTTTGACTGCTACGGATAAGGGGATGCTAAAGTATAAAGTAACAAATAATGCTAACGGACAAAATTATAGTGTAACATATGAAGTTGTACTTGATAACATAAGTACGGTTGTGTTACCTAGTGCCAGTACACCAACTATATATTATGCAAATAATTAA
- a CDS encoding DUF3267 domain-containing protein: MIPISIVHESIHGLAFLAFGGKVRYGFKGIYAYTQEISELPIDRTKFLIILMAPLTVLSIITLLLPIWLGGIIFLINLLGASGDLYMSFKLIRYDFNSKIVDKKYGFDVV, encoded by the coding sequence ATGATTCCTATATCAATTGTCCATGAGAGTATACATGGATTAGCATTTTTAGCTTTTGGTGGTAAAGTTAGGTATGGATTCAAAGGCATTTATGCATATACCCAGGAAATATCTGAGCTACCTATAGATCGCACTAAATTTCTAATCATCCTTATGGCACCTTTAACAGTACTGTCCATTATAACATTATTGCTACCTATTTGGCTGGGAGGTATAATATTCCTGATTAATTTACTAGGAGCTTCAGGGGACTTGTATATGTCTTTTAAGCTAATAAGGTATGACTTTAATAGTAAAATAGTTGATAAAAAATATGGATTTGATGTAGTGTAG
- a CDS encoding prepilin-type N-terminal cleavage/methylation domain-containing protein yields the protein MMKNVKKKKGFTLIELIIVISIIGILAAIAVPKFSGVQKDAKAKVDVASAKVIGDATNTLIAKDGITKATYFKPSHLGKEITDYLQVEPDVKAVTDGEFFVEIDGNDNVFVTVGGAQLYPKQKGVYPPAK from the coding sequence ATGATGAAAAATGTTAAAAAGAAAAAAGGATTTACCCTAATTGAACTAATAATTGTAATTTCAATTATTGGGATTTTAGCGGCGATTGCGGTGCCTAAGTTTAGTGGGGTACAAAAGGATGCTAAAGCAAAAGTTGATGTAGCTAGCGCAAAGGTTATTGGTGATGCCACAAATACTCTTATTGCTAAGGATGGCATAACAAAAGCAACTTACTTTAAACCAAGTCATTTAGGCAAAGAAATAACGGATTATCTTCAAGTAGAGCCTGATGTTAAGGCAGTTACTGATGGTGAGTTTTTTGTTGAAATCGATGGTAATGACAATGTTTTTGTTACAGTTGGCGGCGCCCAGTTGTATCCTAAACAAAAGGGAGTTTATCCTCCCGCAAAATAA
- a CDS encoding A24 family peptidase: MESIFGIIIFILGLLIGSFLNVCIYRIPKGENIAYPASHCTSCGSDIKPYDLIPVFSWIFLRGKCRNCGERISSRYALVEITTAIFFLLTYFQYGASIYLARYLILIPFLIVIAMIDYDTMEVYTTTTWLAVAMGIVLLGVNIYMGQSIVTYIYGGILGAGTITFIILLSKLILGTEGMGWGDAEICGLCGLFLGFKLTIAMMFFSFIIGGIIGVYLMRFKKKNGRAEMPFGPSIIIAAFLMIIWGDKILNWYLNLIL, translated from the coding sequence ATGGAAAGTATTTTCGGAATAATTATTTTTATCTTAGGATTATTAATAGGAAGTTTTTTAAATGTATGTATATATAGAATTCCAAAAGGAGAAAATATAGCATACCCAGCATCGCACTGTACTTCTTGTGGCAGTGATATTAAACCTTATGATCTTATACCAGTATTCAGTTGGATTTTTTTAAGGGGCAAATGTAGAAATTGCGGAGAGAGGATATCTAGCAGATATGCACTGGTAGAAATTACAACAGCTATATTTTTTTTATTAACTTATTTTCAATATGGAGCCAGTATTTATCTAGCACGGTATTTAATACTTATACCTTTTTTAATAGTTATAGCTATGATAGATTATGATACTATGGAAGTATATACCACTACAACATGGTTGGCTGTTGCTATGGGTATTGTTTTACTAGGAGTGAATATCTACATGGGACAATCAATAGTTACCTACATTTATGGAGGGATACTCGGAGCAGGTACAATTACCTTTATTATATTATTGTCAAAACTTATTCTTGGGACAGAGGGTATGGGTTGGGGAGATGCAGAGATTTGCGGGCTTTGTGGTTTGTTTTTAGGGTTTAAACTAACCATTGCGATGATGTTCTTTTCTTTTATAATTGGGGGAATCATTGGTGTTTATTTAATGAGATTCAAGAAAAAGAATGGTAGAGCAGAAATGCCATTTGGTCCATCTATTATAATAGCCGCTTTTTTAATGATAATTTGGGGTGATAAAATTTTAAACTGGTACTTGAATTTAATTTTATAA
- a CDS encoding 6-phosphofructokinase: MKNCIVAQSGGPTSVINASAIGLLDANINSHYYDNVYAGIYGIQGILDNHIVNLSTINYDDVKGLKYTPSSGLGSCRYKLKPFEKSTEEYIKLFEILEEYEIKTFFYIGGNDSQDTVHKFSVYATEHNKDIKFIGIPKTIDNDLPIMDHTPGFGSAAKLIATQVLENFLDASVYPAKGVFILETMGRDTGWLAASACLATINGKPAADFIYLPEVAFDVEKFLKDVSKKLTEKNHVFVVVSEGIRTKEGKFLGEMGATCLDKFGHVQLGGVCAYLKDLILTTSTAEKVRVLELSTTQRCSMHCASQTDIDEAYEVGKAAAIYSIDGISGNMIGIRRLSNDPYTSATFALDTVHVANNIKYFPLEWINSEGNNVTRDAYEYTLPLIMGEPKISIENGLPKYTFLEESFKF, encoded by the coding sequence ATGAAAAATTGTATCGTAGCGCAATCAGGAGGTCCAACTTCCGTAATAAATGCTAGTGCTATAGGATTACTAGACGCAAATATAAATTCTCACTATTATGATAATGTTTATGCTGGTATATATGGAATACAAGGTATTTTAGACAACCACATTGTAAACCTATCCACCATTAACTATGATGATGTTAAAGGATTAAAATACACGCCTTCCTCTGGTCTTGGTTCTTGCAGATATAAATTAAAACCATTTGAAAAAAGCACCGAGGAATACATAAAACTCTTTGAAATATTAGAAGAATATGAAATAAAAACATTCTTCTATATCGGGGGGAATGATTCACAAGATACTGTTCATAAATTTAGCGTTTACGCAACTGAGCATAATAAGGATATAAAATTTATTGGCATTCCTAAAACAATAGATAATGATCTACCAATTATGGATCATACCCCAGGCTTTGGAAGCGCAGCTAAACTAATTGCCACTCAAGTTCTTGAAAACTTCCTAGATGCCAGTGTTTATCCTGCAAAAGGGGTTTTCATACTTGAAACTATGGGACGTGATACTGGGTGGCTCGCTGCTAGTGCTTGCCTTGCAACTATTAACGGTAAACCTGCCGCGGATTTTATATATCTACCAGAAGTAGCTTTTGATGTAGAGAAATTTTTGAAAGATGTCAGTAAAAAACTTACTGAAAAAAATCATGTTTTCGTAGTAGTATCTGAGGGCATCCGAACTAAAGAAGGTAAATTCTTAGGTGAAATGGGAGCAACATGCCTCGATAAATTTGGTCATGTTCAATTAGGTGGTGTTTGTGCCTACCTTAAGGATTTAATTTTAACTACGAGTACCGCTGAAAAAGTTAGAGTTTTAGAACTTTCTACAACTCAACGTTGTTCAATGCACTGTGCATCTCAAACAGATATTGATGAAGCATATGAAGTAGGAAAAGCCGCTGCTATTTATTCTATAGATGGAATAAGCGGAAATATGATAGGTATAAGAAGACTTTCAAACGATCCTTACACCTCTGCAACTTTTGCGCTCGATACTGTACATGTTGCAAATAACATAAAATACTTCCCTTTGGAATGGATAAATTCGGAAGGTAATAATGTTACGCGCGACGCATACGAATACACCTTGCCATTAATAATGGGGGAACCAAAAATATCAATAGAAAATGGTCTTCCTAAATATACATTTTTAGAAGAATCCTTTAAATTTTAA
- a CDS encoding VIT and VWA domain-containing protein: protein MSINKNKHKKELKNNIILKEVNIRGNLCGEFAEYTIDHVYENKGSNNVEAIYTFPIPDGAIISGFEAVLGGRTIKGLIQDKEEANKLYENLKGKDNNTFMLEEFKDNIVRIFIGKIIPNEVVKIKVSYIEELSYENRNLKLIIPTIITPINLSTNNNLLSNKDSSTNENYKFTLSLLVESLTKLKFKCSSHKLKVEYEENNLYKVTLDGKNQKMDQDLEIVLEEQEKLETTGMIYDYPRDDKGILYLRFIPEIEIEQKPTGENYILLLDISMDEDKLIEGKNALQLCLRNLTLGDTFNIAAFGDKLNYFSKEMRVEFNEENLSSASKWIEELTTEKDAAIFDAIKYALLGKSEKEENIIFLFTDDVVENEKEILNFVEENIKESRIFTFGIDTSVNSYFINKLARISYGAAEVISSDERIEDKVLRQFNRIKNPQITDIEIDWGKMNVETTFPRTIEYMYDKEPFSIFAKIKGEVGGVVTLKGKVGNNRIQRIIMLNELELEENVNLIEKMWYKKRIESLQHRVKYERGELRDAMSNKIVEISKKVGIICKETSFILYEEMEDPIIGIRIREILPVKTTKKLGISCESLDEDSESTAFYYKDLLKLKEGNDKYSNFQRNELLRILASNQFASGAFGINVEDKLEKNIKYTVKAILAFIIGSEDTKKYTNQLNKSIEFLNGALGKNDLEINKEEYLNLLLVFKLAIKKNIALSFHKENIDKKINEIKEKFELQNVDVIEMQDEFINRLRESSNEPKDTLNFIIDTAILKTV from the coding sequence ATGTCGATTAATAAAAATAAACATAAAAAAGAATTGAAAAATAATATAATTTTAAAAGAAGTTAATATAAGAGGAAATTTATGTGGGGAATTTGCGGAGTATACTATTGACCATGTATATGAGAATAAAGGAAGCAATAATGTAGAAGCAATTTATACTTTCCCAATTCCAGATGGAGCTATAATATCTGGTTTTGAAGCAGTGCTTGGCGGTAGGACTATAAAGGGATTAATACAAGATAAGGAAGAAGCAAATAAACTATACGAAAATCTTAAGGGAAAAGATAATAACACTTTTATGCTGGAAGAATTTAAAGATAATATAGTTAGAATATTTATTGGCAAGATAATTCCTAATGAAGTTGTGAAAATTAAAGTGTCTTATATAGAAGAACTTAGTTATGAAAATAGAAACTTAAAATTAATTATTCCAACTATAATAACTCCAATAAATCTTTCTACTAATAATAATTTACTATCTAATAAAGATAGTAGCACCAATGAAAATTATAAGTTCACTTTAAGCCTATTAGTTGAATCCTTAACAAAATTAAAATTTAAATGTTCTTCGCATAAACTCAAGGTTGAATATGAAGAAAATAATTTATATAAAGTAACGTTAGATGGAAAAAATCAAAAAATGGATCAAGATTTAGAAATAGTACTAGAAGAGCAAGAAAAATTAGAAACTACAGGAATGATATATGATTATCCGAGAGATGATAAGGGGATTTTATATTTAAGGTTTATACCAGAGATTGAAATAGAACAAAAACCGACTGGAGAAAATTATATATTGCTGTTGGATATATCAATGGATGAAGATAAGTTAATAGAAGGTAAAAATGCGCTTCAACTATGTTTAAGAAATTTAACACTAGGAGATACCTTTAATATTGCAGCGTTTGGAGATAAGCTTAATTACTTCTCTAAAGAGATGAGGGTTGAGTTTAACGAAGAAAATTTAAGCAGTGCTAGCAAGTGGATTGAAGAACTTACAACAGAAAAAGATGCAGCAATTTTTGATGCAATAAAATATGCACTACTTGGGAAAAGTGAAAAAGAAGAAAATATAATATTCTTATTTACAGATGATGTGGTTGAAAATGAAAAAGAAATATTGAATTTTGTGGAAGAGAACATTAAAGAAAGCCGAATATTTACTTTTGGAATAGATACTTCAGTAAACAGTTATTTCATAAATAAATTAGCTCGTATTAGCTATGGTGCTGCAGAAGTTATTTCCTCAGATGAGAGAATTGAAGATAAGGTGCTTAGACAATTTAATAGAATCAAAAATCCTCAAATTACTGACATTGAAATTGATTGGGGTAAAATGAATGTGGAAACAACATTCCCAAGAACTATTGAATATATGTATGATAAAGAACCATTTTCAATTTTTGCTAAAATTAAAGGAGAAGTTGGCGGTGTTGTAACTTTAAAAGGAAAAGTTGGTAACAATAGAATTCAAAGAATAATTATGCTTAATGAACTTGAACTAGAAGAAAATGTGAATTTAATTGAAAAAATGTGGTACAAAAAACGTATAGAATCTCTTCAACACAGAGTCAAGTATGAACGAGGGGAACTTCGTGATGCAATGAGCAATAAAATTGTTGAAATTTCTAAAAAGGTTGGTATAATTTGCAAAGAAACTTCTTTTATTCTTTATGAAGAGATGGAAGATCCAATAATAGGAATAAGAATAAGAGAGATTTTACCCGTTAAAACAACGAAAAAATTAGGGATTTCCTGTGAAAGTTTAGATGAAGACTCTGAATCAACAGCATTTTATTATAAAGATTTATTAAAACTAAAAGAAGGCAATGATAAATATTCTAATTTTCAAAGAAATGAGTTATTAAGGATTTTGGCGTCGAACCAATTTGCCAGCGGAGCTTTTGGTATTAATGTGGAAGATAAATTAGAAAAAAATATAAAATACACTGTAAAAGCTATATTAGCATTTATCATAGGCAGTGAAGACACTAAGAAGTATACTAATCAATTAAATAAATCTATAGAATTTTTAAATGGAGCATTAGGAAAGAATGATTTAGAAATAAACAAAGAAGAATACCTAAATTTATTGTTAGTTTTTAAATTGGCTATTAAAAAGAATATAGCACTATCTTTTCACAAAGAAAATATTGATAAGAAAATTAATGAAATCAAAGAAAAATTTGAATTGCAGAATGTTGATGTAATTGAAATGCAAGATGAATTTATTAATAGGTTAAGGGAAAGTTCTAATGAGCCTAAAGACACACTTAATTTTATAATTGACACCGCTATTTTAAAAACTGTTTAA
- a CDS encoding GerMN domain-containing protein produces MKRILSVILCSVVIFTLVACGKSEVKKEEPKAVTKVETKEIPKEETKSEPKEEVKSSEVLLYFSDDQAMYLVGEKRNITKPTAKSIVEELVKGPSAKSEGAGKLYATLPVRAQVLDVQIKEHIAYVDFKGNLSEKMQGGSAGEGMALFSIINTLVLDKELGITKVQFLVDGKKVDTIKGHYDVSKPMSENKEMIKK; encoded by the coding sequence ATGAAGAGGATTCTTTCAGTAATATTATGTAGTGTGGTAATATTTACATTGGTCGCTTGTGGGAAATCTGAGGTAAAAAAAGAGGAGCCAAAAGCAGTTACTAAAGTAGAAACTAAGGAAATACCTAAAGAAGAAACTAAATCAGAACCTAAAGAAGAAGTGAAAAGTAGTGAAGTGCTGCTGTATTTTAGTGATGATCAAGCTATGTACTTAGTAGGAGAGAAAAGAAATATAACAAAGCCTACAGCTAAATCTATCGTAGAGGAATTAGTAAAAGGACCTAGTGCAAAGAGCGAAGGAGCAGGAAAATTGTATGCAACATTGCCTGTTAGAGCACAAGTACTAGATGTGCAGATTAAAGAACATATAGCTTATGTTGATTTTAAAGGTAACTTAAGTGAGAAAATGCAGGGTGGCTCTGCAGGTGAGGGAATGGCTTTATTTTCAATAATAAACACATTGGTTTTAGATAAGGAATTAGGAATAACAAAGGTTCAATTTCTTGTTGACGGGAAAAAGGTAGATACTATCAAAGGCCATTATGATGTTAGTAAACCTATGAGTGAAAATAAAGAAATGATAAAAAAATAA
- the ltaE gene encoding low-specificity L-threonine aldolase, with protein sequence MKFIDLRSDTVTQPTQNMRQAMFTAEVGDDVYGDDPTVNTLEEYAAKLVGKEAALFVPSGTMGNQLALFTHCTRGNEVILGDDCHIVMHEVAGASIIAGVQLRTLMSNKGELDPKEIESKIRKEEEDIHYPSTGLICIENAHSFGTVIPLSTMKKIYTLAKGHEVPVHLDGARLFNASAYLDVDAKEITKYCDSVMFCLSKALCAPIGSMLAGSKIFIDKARKKRKVLGGGLRQSGILAAAGLVALCEMIPQLKIDHKNAIVLGEELSKIPGIVVNKEYIHINMVFFNMRSTGFSSDKLVEKFYNRGIKINGEEDGLMRFVTHNWVSDKDVEFVISSLKEILTLG encoded by the coding sequence ATGAAATTTATAGATTTAAGAAGTGATACAGTAACGCAGCCTACACAAAATATGAGACAAGCTATGTTCACAGCTGAAGTTGGAGATGATGTTTATGGAGATGATCCAACTGTAAATACACTAGAAGAGTATGCTGCTAAACTTGTTGGCAAAGAAGCTGCGCTATTTGTACCAAGTGGTACAATGGGTAATCAACTAGCACTTTTTACTCATTGCACTAGGGGTAATGAAGTAATTCTTGGTGATGATTGCCATATAGTAATGCATGAAGTTGCCGGTGCATCAATAATTGCTGGGGTTCAGCTTAGAACTCTAATGAGCAATAAGGGTGAATTAGATCCTAAAGAAATTGAATCTAAAATCAGAAAAGAGGAAGAAGACATTCATTATCCTAGTACAGGCCTTATATGCATAGAAAATGCTCATTCCTTCGGTACAGTAATACCTCTAAGTACAATGAAAAAAATTTACACCTTGGCAAAAGGGCATGAAGTACCTGTTCACTTAGATGGAGCAAGGCTTTTTAATGCTTCTGCTTACTTAGATGTGGATGCAAAAGAAATTACTAAGTATTGTGATTCTGTTATGTTTTGCCTATCCAAAGCTCTTTGTGCACCTATAGGTTCTATGCTTGCGGGCAGTAAAATTTTTATTGATAAGGCAAGAAAGAAAAGAAAAGTTTTAGGTGGAGGTTTAAGGCAATCCGGTATTCTAGCTGCAGCAGGCCTTGTAGCACTTTGTGAGATGATTCCACAACTTAAAATAGATCATAAAAATGCTATAGTTCTAGGCGAAGAATTGTCAAAAATCCCTGGCATAGTAGTCAATAAGGAATATATCCATATTAATATGGTATTCTTTAATATGAGGAGTACTGGATTTAGTAGCGATAAATTAGTAGAGAAATTCTACAATAGAGGAATAAAAATTAATGGAGAAGAAGATGGATTAATGCGTTTTGTTACTCACAATTGGGTTTCTGATAAAGATGTTGAATTTGTTATATCCTCTCTGAAAGAAATTCTTACTCTTGGCTAA
- a CDS encoding DNA repair exonuclease, producing the protein MSGTFRFIHAADLHLGSFLNINGKPQEEIQGLCKDAVYDAFERICNKAISYKVDFILLCGDVYDSYLRSVRGNSFFINQCERLNEKDIRVYAIYGNHDAINDAQELFAMPQNVHILSADKAESFVVYKEGKVIAKIIGKSYKHRSEREKIYENYLMDNDVFNIAMLHTALEGDNKNYVPCTLEELKVVPNIDYWALGHIHKLSILSTMKPIIAFPGIPQGRDMGEQGVGGVFLVTACKKEIAHMEFIPVATVMYKRVEVIIGDENEIENYSDLLRVIYDKISSLTYSLPEIYSEIVPLNEDTYSKESTPLNEDLLDEFKGYIVKLIIKGRTDMHGDINNMTEDDYKQFIEDINEELVAQKYFLWIDSIIFRTKPLMQDFESLKMQNSIFKDLDEIISLYTEDPEHKNQLAKNWGSIWKKQIYTENIDEDKFDFDEEIMQDIISQARELLIEKLAEALEIM; encoded by the coding sequence ATGAGTGGAACATTTCGATTTATTCATGCTGCAGACTTGCATTTAGGTTCCTTTCTTAATATAAATGGGAAACCACAGGAGGAAATTCAAGGCTTGTGTAAAGACGCTGTCTATGATGCCTTTGAAAGGATATGTAATAAAGCTATTTCATACAAGGTAGATTTTATATTACTTTGTGGAGACGTTTATGATAGCTATTTAAGATCAGTAAGAGGAAATAGTTTTTTTATTAATCAATGCGAAAGACTAAATGAAAAAGATATAAGGGTATATGCTATTTACGGTAATCACGATGCTATAAATGATGCACAGGAATTATTTGCTATGCCACAAAATGTTCATATATTAAGCGCTGATAAAGCAGAGAGTTTTGTGGTATACAAAGAAGGGAAAGTTATAGCAAAAATTATTGGGAAATCTTATAAGCATCGATCCGAAAGAGAAAAAATATATGAAAACTATTTAATGGATAATGATGTTTTTAATATTGCAATGCTACATACTGCTTTAGAAGGGGATAATAAAAATTATGTTCCTTGCACTTTGGAGGAACTTAAGGTGGTGCCTAATATAGATTATTGGGCTCTGGGTCATATTCATAAACTAAGTATTTTAAGCACTATGAAACCTATTATAGCTTTCCCAGGGATTCCTCAAGGGCGTGATATGGGAGAACAGGGAGTAGGGGGAGTTTTCTTAGTTACAGCATGCAAGAAAGAAATTGCCCATATGGAATTCATACCTGTAGCAACAGTTATGTATAAAAGGGTAGAAGTAATAATAGGTGATGAGAATGAAATAGAAAATTATAGTGATTTACTTCGAGTAATTTACGATAAGATAAGTAGTTTAACATATAGTCTTCCTGAAATTTATAGCGAGATTGTTCCTTTAAATGAAGATACATATTCTAAGGAAAGTACGCCTTTAAACGAAGATCTATTGGATGAATTTAAAGGCTATATTGTGAAGCTTATAATAAAAGGAAGAACAGATATGCACGGTGATATAAATAACATGACGGAAGATGATTATAAGCAGTTTATAGAGGATATAAATGAAGAACTGGTCGCCCAAAAATATTTTCTGTGGATAGATTCCATAATATTTAGAACCAAACCACTTATGCAGGATTTTGAAAGTCTAAAAATGCAAAACTCTATTTTTAAGGATTTAGATGAAATAATTAGCTTATATACTGAGGACCCTGAGCATAAAAACCAACTTGCAAAAAATTGGGGATCCATTTGGAAAAAACAAATTTATACAGAAAATATAGATGAAGATAAATTTGATTTTGATGAAGAGATTATGCAGGATATTATATCACAAGCTAGAGAATTGCTTATTGAAAAATTGGCAGAAGCTTTAGAAATAATGTAG